TACCATACATTTTCACAGGTTTACGGATTGCGATCGGCTTAGCATGGCTAGCAATCATCGCCGCAGAAATCGTCATGTCTGGTATCGTCGGTATCGGCTTCTTCATCTGGGAAGCGTACCAAAACAACAACGTCAGTGAAGTGATTTTAGCCCTCGTTTACATCGGTATCGTCGGTTTACTCCTCGACAAACTCATGGCATGGATCGAAACCCTGATCGTACCCCAAGGACAAAAAACTTAATCCCAATTACCAATTACTAACTACCGAACCACTATGTCTGTATTCGTTGCTGTCGATAACATCGATAAAGTCTTTGATTTAGCCGGCGGTGGGCAATACGTGGCCCTCAAAGGCATCGATCTCCAAATCAAAAAAGGCGAATTTGTCTCCTTAATCGGTCACTCTGGTTGTGGTAAATCAACCTTATTAAATATGGTAGCGGGTTTAGATTTACCCTCAGATGGTGTTGTCACGTTAGAAGGACAACGCATCACCAAACCAGGACCCGATCGCATGGTCGTCTTTCAAAATTATTCATTGCTACCGTGGCGCACAGTGCGTGAAAATATTGCCCTAGCGGTAAATGCAACAATGAAAGATTTACCAGCAGGGGAACGCCGTGCGATCGTTGAACAACACATCGATATGGTTGGGTTGCGTCCTCACGCCGATAAACCTCCAGAAATGCTATCCGGCGGACAAAAACAACGCGTTGCGATCGCCCGCGCTTTAGCAATCCGTCCGAAATTACTTCTACTCGATGAACCTTTCGGGGCGCTAGATGCATTAACACGGGGTAACTTGCAAGAACAACTGATGCAAATTTGTGAGGAAAACCACGTTACCGCGATCATGGTGACGCATGATGTCGACGAAGCTGTATTGCTATCAGATCGCATTGTGATGTTAACCAATGGACCCGAATCAAAGATTGGTCAAATTCTCGAAGTTGATATTCCGCGCCCCCGTAAGCGCATGGAAGTTGTTGAACACCCCAGCTACTACAGCTTACGCAGTGAGATGATTTATTTCCTTAATCAACAGAAGCGTATTAAGAAGATTCGGGCGCGGAAAACTGCGGCGATTTCCCGTCACGGCTTAGAAAAAGTCAACCTCGAAATTGGTTTTGTTCCCCTCACGGCTTGCGCCCCTGTTGCAGTGGCGAAAGAAAAAGGCTTTTTTACAAAGCATGGTTTAGACGAAGTGACTCTGGTCCGCGAAACCAGTTGGCGCGGAATTGTTGATGGTATCAGTGGCGGATATTTAGACGCCGCACAAATGCCTTCCGGAATGCCAATGTGGTTAACTTTAGGAGGACACGAAAACCGCCCGTTACCTGTTGCGACATCGCTAACCATGACTCGTAACGGAAATGCGATCACGCTCGATAAACGCTTTTACGAGCAAGGCATTTACACATTATCTGATTTCAAGGCCTATCTGCATTCGACTGCCAACAAACAGCATCGCATGGGGATGGTACATCCAAGTTCGATGCACAATCTCTTACTACGTTACTGGCTAGCAGCAGGTGGTATCGATCCAGATCATGATGTTTCTCTCAAAACGATTCCTCCTGCACAAATGATCGTAGATTTACAAGCCGGAACAATCGACGGTTACTGCGTTGGAGAACCTTGGAATATTCGCGCTGCGGAAGAAGGTGTTGGTTTTACCATAGCGACTGACTTAGAAATTTGGCTAGGACATCCTGGTAAAGTTCTCGGCGTCCGCGAAGATTGGGCAGCAGCGTATCCTAATACGCACATTGCCTTGGTTAAAGCACTTTTAGAAGCTTGTCGTTACTGTGCAAATCCGGCAAATTCTGAAGAAGTCCGCGAAATTGTTGCACGACGCGAATATGTCAGCACCGATTTAGATTACATCCAGATTGAAGCGCCTGATCATTCTACTTGTAGTCTTGATCGTCCGATGCGAGAATACGCACATCACCAATTTTATGCAGACTCAGCAATTAATCGTCCCAGTCGTACCGAACAACTGTGGATTATGACGCAACTGGCGCGTTGGGGTGATACTCCATTTCCCAGAAATTGGGTAGAAATCGTCGAACGCATTTGTAAAGTTGGTGTGTTCAGTACTGCTGCTAGAGAATTGGGTTTAGATATCAGTTACACTCGCCAGCCGATTAAGCTATTTGACGGTAGTGTCTTCAATGCTGACGATCCAATTGGCTATCTCAACGATTTAGCAATCAAACGCGATTTCTCAATTGCTGAAGTTGTGCTTGATTCGCGACGCCCGCTTGTAGCTGCGTGAAAGAGAGGTGAGGGAAGATACCTCATTTTAAATTCCATGGTGGCATTATCCACCTTGTTAATCTAACTGAAATCTACAATCTGAAATTGAAATGTTCAATCGTACTTTTGCTTATACCGAGACAGCGAAACAAACTGTGTCAGTTGCGACGCAACGCGAACCTTTTTTGGTAATAGAGGATGTCTCGAAGGTTTATCCTACATCAAAAGGACCGTACACCGTTTTAGATGGTGTTAACCTCACTGTTGCTGAAGGTGAATTCATCTGTGTCATCGGTCACTCTGGTTGTGGTAAATCAACATTACTCAACATGGTTGCAGGGTTTAATCACCCAACTTCGGGAGAAGTGCGATTAGGTTCTAAACCGATTACTAAACCAGGTCCCGATC
The sequence above is a segment of the Chroogloeocystis siderophila 5.2 s.c.1 genome. Coding sequences within it:
- a CDS encoding nitrate ABC transporter ATP-binding protein (This model describes the ATP binding subunits of ATP-binding cassette (ABC) transporters for nitrate transport, or for bicarbonate transport, in bacteria and archaea.) — encoded protein: MSVFVAVDNIDKVFDLAGGGQYVALKGIDLQIKKGEFVSLIGHSGCGKSTLLNMVAGLDLPSDGVVTLEGQRITKPGPDRMVVFQNYSLLPWRTVRENIALAVNATMKDLPAGERRAIVEQHIDMVGLRPHADKPPEMLSGGQKQRVAIARALAIRPKLLLLDEPFGALDALTRGNLQEQLMQICEENHVTAIMVTHDVDEAVLLSDRIVMLTNGPESKIGQILEVDIPRPRKRMEVVEHPSYYSLRSEMIYFLNQQKRIKKIRARKTAAISRHGLEKVNLEIGFVPLTACAPVAVAKEKGFFTKHGLDEVTLVRETSWRGIVDGISGGYLDAAQMPSGMPMWLTLGGHENRPLPVATSLTMTRNGNAITLDKRFYEQGIYTLSDFKAYLHSTANKQHRMGMVHPSSMHNLLLRYWLAAGGIDPDHDVSLKTIPPAQMIVDLQAGTIDGYCVGEPWNIRAAEEGVGFTIATDLEIWLGHPGKVLGVREDWAAAYPNTHIALVKALLEACRYCANPANSEEVREIVARREYVSTDLDYIQIEAPDHSTCSLDRPMREYAHHQFYADSAINRPSRTEQLWIMTQLARWGDTPFPRNWVEIVERICKVGVFSTAARELGLDISYTRQPIKLFDGSVFNADDPIGYLNDLAIKRDFSIAEVVLDSRRPLVAA